The following proteins come from a genomic window of Sphaerisporangium rubeum:
- a CDS encoding FAD-dependent oxidoreductase, whose translation MPDYDVIVCGGGIGGLTLARALGRQGRRVLVLEKQRHVPQVHKGELLQPRSLHILGTLGALDGLRAAGALTAERLSCRTEKGEEIGALDYRGLDDPYRYCLVHTYAAIKGTVTAGLDAEVRYGARADELLRDGSGRVRGVAVVAGREREEVTAALVVACDGSGSRLRTQAGIEVRRTSYGHQLVGYDLADPGLGPDIAAHLTRDGLRLLFPMPAGRARLYAQVPAGGVRRPELAAWTDDMLRRVPALAEVAEPLRASAHDAQVVAAYRYNATRWVTPGFALTGDAAHCVHPMAGQGMNAAIADAWTLAENLTGAGELTQESVDAALGRYDAIRRPAIDYVSRLSHNLAMLFTDTSWRMRVVGRHMLRRNQDNHRLQTIITYNMSGLGVRRFTLRDRFVQFGLLHDREEAPTYA comes from the coding sequence ATGCCGGACTACGACGTCATCGTCTGCGGCGGGGGGATCGGCGGCCTGACCCTCGCCCGCGCCCTCGGGCGGCAGGGACGCCGAGTGCTCGTGCTGGAGAAACAACGGCACGTGCCGCAGGTGCACAAGGGCGAACTCCTCCAGCCCCGGTCCCTGCACATCCTCGGCACGCTGGGAGCCCTCGACGGGCTGCGCGCCGCGGGAGCCCTGACCGCCGAGCGGCTGAGCTGCCGTACCGAGAAGGGCGAGGAGATCGGCGCGCTGGACTATCGGGGCCTCGACGACCCGTACCGGTACTGCCTGGTGCACACCTACGCCGCCATCAAGGGCACGGTGACCGCCGGACTCGACGCCGAGGTACGGTACGGCGCGCGTGCCGACGAACTGCTCCGCGACGGCTCCGGGCGGGTACGCGGGGTCGCCGTCGTGGCGGGCCGGGAGCGCGAGGAGGTCACCGCCGCGCTCGTCGTGGCCTGCGACGGGTCGGGGTCCCGGCTGCGCACCCAGGCCGGCATCGAGGTGCGACGCACGTCGTACGGGCATCAGCTCGTCGGCTACGACCTCGCCGACCCCGGGCTCGGCCCGGACATCGCCGCGCACCTGACCCGGGACGGGCTGCGCCTGCTGTTCCCCATGCCCGCCGGCCGTGCCCGGCTGTACGCCCAGGTCCCCGCCGGAGGGGTACGCCGGCCCGAGCTGGCCGCCTGGACCGACGACATGCTCCGCCGGGTCCCCGCGCTCGCCGAGGTGGCGGAGCCGCTGCGTGCGAGCGCGCACGACGCTCAAGTGGTGGCGGCCTACCGGTACAACGCGACCCGCTGGGTGACGCCGGGCTTCGCGCTGACCGGCGACGCCGCCCACTGCGTTCACCCCATGGCCGGGCAGGGCATGAACGCCGCCATCGCCGACGCCTGGACGCTCGCCGAGAACCTCACCGGCGCCGGGGAACTCACGCAGGAGTCGGTGGACGCCGCGCTCGGCCGCTACGACGCGATCCGGCGGCCGGCCATCGACTACGTCTCCCGGCTCAGCCACAACCTGGCGATGCTCTTCACCGACACCTCCTGGCGCATGCGCGTCGTCGGCCGGCACATGCTGCGCCGCAACCAGGACAACCACCGGCTCCAGACGATCATCACCTACAACATGTCCGGCCTCGGCGTGCGCCGCTTCACCTTGCGGGACAGATTCGTCCAGTTCGGCCTGCTGCACGACCGTGAGGAGGCCCCGACCTATGCCTGA
- a CDS encoding prenyltransferase/squalene oxidase repeat-containing protein produces MTTTLSVGAGIAKAAEGLFARQRPDGSWEGFLPSSAVSTGSVIIALRVADPDASRELVAAGASWLRSHQLADGGWGDTPEAPASLNATAIAVAALRLTDAAASEEAVAAGLARIEGFGGWDAVADRRRCTLKAVCEQYLALAGLYPAERVGRMPFELALASSWLRRKLSFTVPGLMSWGVMQSRTQRFGPLRRAVNRLAEPRALDYLADLHDHEGPDGAVEESALMASVVCLGLASAGAAPGIVADYLRYLRGTVRPDGAWPVDRDIEFSVSMYLTHGLVDAGFGDDPRLRRTGEWIRASQRSRPFAPTGCPAGGWGWSLPSGWPDTDDTSCAVASLAALGAGADDSSLRRGTAWLLTMQNSDGSWGCFARNAKVSMDAPCSVMTSHAVLALHAAAGPPPAHGLGDDFAAPLARAVRWFGKAQRADGSYPCIWFRDSTAGTARVLDALGRLGLGGTPTATRALTWLLGHQRSDGGWGDGGSQPSSAEETAWAVLGLVSAGHADHPATGAGVRWLLDHQRADGLWDATRLGVYFLGLTYWCDHIADGYALQALGRYRAATKE; encoded by the coding sequence GTGACGACGACCCTGTCGGTCGGCGCGGGCATCGCCAAGGCCGCCGAGGGCCTGTTCGCGCGGCAGCGTCCGGACGGGTCGTGGGAAGGGTTCCTCCCCTCCTCGGCCGTCTCCACCGGGTCGGTGATCATCGCTCTGCGAGTGGCCGACCCGGACGCCTCCCGCGAACTCGTGGCGGCCGGCGCTTCCTGGCTGCGCAGCCATCAGCTCGCCGACGGCGGCTGGGGTGACACCCCCGAGGCACCCGCGAGCCTCAACGCCACCGCCATCGCCGTCGCCGCACTCCGCCTCACCGACGCGGCGGCGAGCGAGGAGGCGGTGGCCGCCGGGCTGGCCCGGATCGAAGGGTTCGGCGGGTGGGACGCGGTCGCCGACCGGCGTCGGTGCACGCTCAAGGCCGTCTGCGAGCAGTACCTGGCGCTGGCCGGCCTGTACCCGGCCGAGCGGGTGGGCCGCATGCCGTTCGAGCTGGCCCTGGCCTCGTCGTGGCTGCGGAGGAAACTGTCCTTCACCGTGCCCGGCCTGATGTCCTGGGGTGTCATGCAGTCGCGCACCCAGCGCTTCGGGCCGCTGCGCCGTGCCGTCAACCGGCTCGCCGAGCCTCGCGCGCTGGACTACCTTGCGGACCTGCACGACCACGAGGGCCCGGACGGCGCCGTCGAGGAGTCCGCGCTGATGGCGTCGGTCGTCTGCCTGGGCCTCGCCTCGGCCGGCGCCGCCCCCGGCATCGTCGCCGACTACCTGCGCTACCTGCGCGGCACCGTCCGGCCCGACGGAGCCTGGCCCGTCGACCGCGACATCGAGTTCTCGGTCAGCATGTACCTCACCCACGGACTGGTCGACGCCGGCTTCGGCGACGACCCGCGGCTTCGGCGCACCGGCGAGTGGATCAGGGCGAGCCAGCGCAGCCGCCCGTTCGCACCCACCGGTTGCCCGGCCGGCGGCTGGGGCTGGTCCCTGCCCTCGGGCTGGCCGGACACCGACGACACCTCCTGCGCGGTGGCGTCGCTGGCCGCACTGGGTGCGGGTGCCGACGACTCCAGCCTGCGGCGCGGTACGGCCTGGCTGCTCACCATGCAGAACAGCGACGGCTCCTGGGGGTGCTTCGCCAGGAACGCCAAGGTCAGCATGGACGCGCCGTGCTCGGTCATGACCTCCCACGCCGTCCTCGCGCTGCACGCCGCCGCAGGCCCACCGCCGGCCCACGGCCTCGGTGACGACTTCGCGGCGCCGCTGGCGCGCGCCGTTCGCTGGTTCGGCAAGGCGCAGCGGGCCGACGGGTCGTACCCCTGCATCTGGTTCCGCGACAGCACCGCCGGCACCGCCCGCGTCCTGGACGCGCTCGGCCGGCTGGGCCTCGGCGGCACGCCGACCGCCACCCGCGCACTGACCTGGCTGCTCGGCCACCAGCGGAGCGACGGCGGCTGGGGCGACGGCGGATCGCAGCCGTCCTCGGCCGAGGAGACCGCGTGGGCCGTCCTCGGCCTGGTCAGCGCAGGGCACGCCGACCACCCCGCCACCGGCGCCGGCGTGCGGTGGCTCCTCGACCACCAGCGAGCCGACGGCCTGTGGGACGCCACCCGCCTCGGGGTGTACTTCCTCGGGCTCACCTACTGGTGCGACCACATCGCCGACGGCTACGCGCTGCAGGCACTGGGCCGCTACCGGGCTGCCACGAAGGAGTGA